From Thalassovita sp.:
TGGCCAGCGCGATGCCCACGCGGGCCAGATCCGCCGGACCGTCGCGCAGCGTCTGTAGCGGGCCTTTCATAGGATTTGACAGATCATCCGCCGGATCGGCGATGGCCTGCAGCCAATCGCAGGGCGCCCCGTCGGGCACCTGAACGCGGGCCAGATCCCCGTCATAAACCCGCGCTTTCAGCGTTTCAGCCCGGCGTGCGGTGATCGCCAGAACCGGCTGCCCCCCCATCGCCCGCAGATCAGCGAGGCGCTGCGCCTCAAGCGTTTCCACCGACATCATCAGCGCCCCCCCCGTCCCCGAGGTCAGAACAACCGGCACGCCCATCCGCAGATCGGCACGGGCGCGGGCGATGATTTCTGTCACATCGGGGGCAAATGGCATCGGTTCTATTCCCTTACTTGAGGGCTTCATGTAGCGCTTTTGGCAACAGATTGAAACATTTCGCCGGGCTGAAACACGACCGCGTGAGCCGATTGCAGCAAATCTTGTCGCACCGCTTTGGCGAGCGCATGTCTATGCCAAGCAAACGGAGGGCCACCCATGGCACAGCTGAAGAAAATCCTGCTTGTCGATGATGACGACGATCTGCGCGAAGCACTGAGCGAGCAGCTGGTGATGACCGAGGACTTCGACGTCTTTGAAGGCGGTAATGGCGCTGAGGCCATGGTGAAGGTCAAGGAGGGTCTTTACGACCTGATCATCCTGGATGTGGGCCTGCCAGACACCGATGGGCGCGAGCTGTGCAAGCTGATGCGCAAACAGGGTGTCAAAAGCCCGATCCTAATGTTGACGGGTCATGATTCTGACGCTGATACCATCCTGGGCCTGGATGCAGGCGCCAATGATTACGTCACCAAACCCTTCCGTTTCCCGGTGCTTCTGGCCCGGATTCGCGCCCAGTTGCGCCAGCATGAGCAAAGCGAAGATGCGGTGTTCCAGCTGGGGCCGTATTCCTTCCGCCCGTCAATGAAACTCCTTGTGACAGAGGACGATCGCAAGATCCGCCTGACCGAGAAAGAGACCAATATCCTGAAGTTCCTCTACCGCTCCTCCGAGGGTGTGGTGCCGCGGGATGTGCTGCTGCATGAGGTCTGGGGCTACAACGCGGGTGTCACAACCCATACTTTAGAGACTCACATCTATCGTTTGCGTCAAAAAATCGAACCTGACCCTACGAATGCGCGTCTTCTCATCACCGAATCCGGCGGCTATAAACTAGTTGCCTAAAGACTATTCGGCATTATCTGAATACCAAATATCAATGGCAACTTCCTCCCTCCCCCGCCATTGATTGGGTTGCCGTCGCACAACCGGCTAATGTTGTGCACCTCCCTGTTGGACTGACCCGGGCTTTGCCCGGGTACTTTTTTGGCACAACCAAAAGTGTCGGTTTTCACTGCGAGTGATCGAGCTGTTGCCGCGGCACTTATTGCCCCGACGCTTTGGCAACAACCGGCAGGGTAGCCCCGATCAAACGCAGGTCAGTGCCAAGGCTCATCTCAGCCACATAGCGGCTGTCAAACCCAGCGCGATCGGCAAAGCCGCAGGCATTGCGGTCAGAGACTTGCCATGGCCCGGTCAGGCCCGGACGCAAGCTGTAATAGGCCTGCCCGGGATAAAGCGCCTGTTGATCGGGCAACATCGGACGCGGGCCCACAAGGCTCATCTCACCTTTCAGCACATTCCAGAGCTGGGGCAGCTCATCCAGCGACGTACGGCGCAGTACGGCACCGACGCGTGTAATCCGGGGATCCTGTTTCAGTTTCTGGTAATGATGCCACTCTGCGGCGGCGTCCGGGTATTTCACCAGATGGGCCCGCAGCATCGCCTCAGCCTCAGGCACCATGCTGCGAAACTTCCACATCCGGAAAAGCCGGCCATGCCGACCGACGCGCCATTGGCGAAAGATCGGGGCCGATCCATCCAGAGAGACCAGAACAGCGATGACAATCGCAGCCGCCAGCACCGCCGGGGCGGCCAGCAAAACCAATGTGATATCCAACAAGCGCTTGCCGTAGTGGGTGTAGAACCCACCGGCCAAAACTGTTCGGCGCGCCTCGGCTCCAGCTAAAAACCGTTGGTTCGACGGCAGCTCAGCCGGTTCGTTTTTGAGATCAACAAAGGACATCTATCCCCCCTCTCCACACACAAAGGCTCAGGCCCGCCAAAGCGGTTACAGCGGCTGAAGGCTTGGCTGCGGTTCATTCAAGTGCGTGCTAATGTGTTGGCCTTTTGTGGAAACTAAGTGCTCTTTTTCACCAGATCCCGGCGCGGCACGGGCCGTGCTGGTTCGTCGGTGAAGACCCCGGCGTATTGGCCCAGCGCCATGACAGCGACCACCAAGGGCCAGACCAGACAGAGGCAATAGCCGATCAGCGTAAACACAGGCGTGATCTGGCCGCGGCGGCGTTGTTCGCGGTAGGTCATGCAAAGTGCAAACACCGTCGCGACCACATAAATCGCTATGACAAAATCCATGACGTCCATTGGCGCCCCCGAAGACAGAATGAGTTTCATAAAAACTTGGACAACTTCGAGTTAAATCTTGGCAAAGCTTCCTTAATGCGCTGTTAACGGGCCAGTTAACCCTTCCTTAGGAAAGGTTACCGACGGGCTTCAAATTGAAAAGGGGCAGCCGCTAGGAACCGCCCCTCTCTATCCATCAAAGATCTCAGGCTTCGCCGGTCTTAACGCGCCAGAACACGCAGGCGGCTTTCGAACTCTCCCCGGTCCACATAGCAACCGCGCAGGTGGCGATAGCCGGTGTTGGGATCAAACGCCTCGCGCCCATGCAAAACACGGCGGTTGTCAAAGATCACCATCTCCCCCGCCTGCAGCTTGAAGGTCACCAGGTAGGCCGGATCGCGACTCATCTGCATGAAGGTGCGATAGGCGCGGTAATATTGCGGCATCAGATCGGGATCGATGTCGAGGATGCTGGCAATATGCGCGTTGAAGCAGATCTCTTTCAGCGCGCCATCTTCATCCAGCGTGATCACCTTCTTGCGTGATCGGATGTCATATTCGCCATCCTGGAACCGGAACGGCGCCGAAATGGTCGACAGCAGCTCAAAGGCTTCGGGATCCTGCGTGCGCAGATCCTCAGCGACAGCAAAACCATCGCTGAACAGCGATCCACCGCCCGTTGCCTCATTGGCCAGACAATGCAGGAACTGGAACCCGGGCGGCAGTTCCTGATTGGTCAGGTCGGTGTGCAGCGGCAGGGCAATTGGGGTGTAGGCCAGATTGTTGGGGTTCGGTTTTGACTTCACCTCAAAGGTGACACCAAAGTTGGTTTCGCGCAGAAACCCGATGCGTTTGGCCACATCAATTCCGGCCTCACGATCATCCGGCAGCCCATCGATCACCGACAGGCCACTGCGTTGCGTGGCCATCAACCAGTCGCGCAACGCCGCGTCTGAGGCCAGCACGTCCGCCGCATGCAGGCGTGGCACCGCATCGGCCACCATATCCGCGCGCCACGTGGTGACGCCGGTTTTTGCAGGATCCACAAGACGATGCCCGGGGCGGTGGGCGGCCAGCCAATCAAGGCTATAGCGGGTGGCGGTTTCATCTTCCCAAGTCAGGGACAGATCGCTGTCCTCGATCAAGGCTTCGGTCACCCGAATATCCAGCGGGATCGCTGTCAGATCGGCGACACGTTCCTTGGTGTCTGGGTGAAATCCTGCGGGATCATTATCGCGCAGCCACAGGAAGGGGTAGGTGCCCGTTGCACCATCGGAAAAGGTCAGCTGCACCACGGCCTTATCGGCGCAAAGCGTTGCGTGCGTCATGGGGTTCTCCATGAAAGATAGGTTTGTTTTTAAAGAGAAAACGCCTGCTTAGGCGGCACACACCGCAGGCGGTGGCCACCAGTCATGAACCTTTTTGTAGGGGTGCCCCGATTGGCGCCCAACCACAACTGGCATCTGACTTCCTTTCATGGTCTTGCCGGAAAACGGTGATCCCAATTGCCTAGTTTTGGCAAGAAAAATCTGCATCTGTGAGGCAAGAATTGATTGCCGGGTCAGAGGGGGTGTTCACGCCCTGTTCTCCGTGCTACCCCTATCGCAACCCCAGTATCGGAGCAGCCTCATGTCCTTCACCCTTGCCACCTGGAACATCAACTCGGTCCGCCTGCGTGAACCGATTGTCTGCAAGCTGATGGCAGAAGAAGGCCCCGATGTGCTGTGCCTGCAGGAGTGCAAGAGCCCGGTGGAGAAGATCCCGATGGAGGCCTTCAAGGAGCTGGGTTACCACCACATGGTGGCGCGCGGTCAGAAGGGTTACAACGGCGTGGCGATCCTGTCGAAACTGCCGATCGAGGAAGCCGGCAGCGAAGATTTTGCCAGCCTCGGCCATGCCCGCCACATCGCAGGGCGGCTGGAAAACGGTGTGACCATCCACAATTTCTACGTCCCTGCGGGCGGTGACAAACCGGATCGTGAGATCAACGAGAAATTTGGCCAGAAGCTCGACTACCTGACCGAAATGCGTGACTGGTTTGCCAAGGACGCTCCGGAAAAATCCATTCTGGTCGGCGATCTGAACATTGCCCCGCGCGAAGATGACGTCTGGGATCACAAGAAACTGCTGAAAATCGTCAGCCACACGCCGATTGAGGTCGATCACCTGCATGAGGTGATGGAGGCCGGTAAATGGGTGGATGTGACCCGGCAGGACATCCCCGAAGGCCTGCTTTACAGCTGGTGGTCCTACCGCGCCCGTGACTGGGACGCCGCCGACAAGGGCCGCCGTCTGGATCACGTCTGGGCCACGCCCGACATTTCAAACGCCGGTCACGGCAGCCGCGTCCTGCGCGACGCCCGCGGCTGGGAAAAACCCTCAGACCACGCGCCGGTCTTTGCGACGTTTGACCTCTGAGGTCTGCAAACCCGTCTAAGACGCATTTGCCCCTTTGAATTCGACGCTTTGCCCCTCATATAAGGGGCAAACGAATTTAGCCGGGATAGCACCATGCTGGAACTTGGACAAAACGCGGCCCCTGCGGCTGATCTGATCAAAGACGTCACCGAAGCCAACTTCATGGCGGATGTTGTCGATGCCTCCAATGAGGTGCCGGTGATTGTGGATTTCTGGGCACCCTGGTGTGGCCCCTGCAAGACGCTGGGCCCGATGCTGGAAGAGGCGGTGACCAAGGCCAATGGCGCGGTCAAGATGGCCAAGATCGACGTTGATCAGAACCAGCAGCTGGCCGCAGCTTTGGCCCAGCAGGGTCTGCCGCTGCAATCGATCCCAACCGTTGTGGCCTTTGTCAAAGGACGCCCGGTGGACATGTTCCAGGGGGCGGTTCCCGCCTCGGAACTGGATGCTTTTGTGAAAAAAGTGATCGAGGCTGGCGGCGGCGATGCCAGTGGCGGTCTGGACGGTGCGCTGGAAGCAGCCGAAGAGATGCTGAACGACGGTGCCGTGGAAGATGCCGCGCAGATCTACGCTGCCGTGATCGAAGAAGATTCCAACAATGCCATCGCTTATGGCGGCCTGGCGCGGTGCCAGATCGCTGTGGGTGAGTTGGATCAGGCCGAGGCCGTGTTGAACGGCGTGCCGGCAGAAATCTCCTCAGAAGCGCCGATTGAGGCCGCGTTTGCCCAGCTGGAACTGGCCCGTCAGGCCGCCAACTCGGGCCCGCTGGATGAGTTGAAAGCCGCATTGGCTGCCGATGAAAACAACCATCAGGCCCGCTTTGATCTGGCAGGCGCGTTGCATGCCGCAGGTCAGGTCGAAGAGGCGGTGAATGAACTGCTGGAACTGTTCAAGCGGGACCGCGAATGGAATGACGGCGCGGCCAAGCAGCAGCTGTTCACCATCTTTGATGCGCTGCCCGGAAATGACCCGGTGGTTCTGAATGGTCGGCGCAAACTCAGCTCATTGATATTTGCCTGAGCCACGGCGCGGCCTATCTTACTGAGCCATGACACCCAAGGTCGCACTTCCAGACACGATCCCCGTGTTCCCGCTCCCCGGGGCACTTCTGTTGCCCCGGGCGCGCCTGCCGCTCCATATCTTTGAGCCGCGCTATCTTGCCATGCTTGAGGATTGCCTGAAAACGCCCTCCAGACTGATCGGCATGGTGCAACCCAGCGCCCGACCAGGCGCCAAGGATGACGACAAGCTGCACAAGATCGGCTGCGCGGGGCGTGTCACCCAATTCTCGGAAACCGAGGATGGGCGCTACATGATCACCCTCACCGGCATTTCGCGGTTCCGCGTGCGCGGGGAGATGACCACCTTCAGCCCCTATCGCCGCTGCGAAGTGCGATGGGACGGGTTCGAAGCGGATCGCGGCCCCGAAGAACATGATCCGCTGTTCAATCGCAAATCCTTCCTTGGCCTGCTGGAGCGGTATTTCACCCTCAAAGGGCTGGACACTGATTGGGAAAGCCTGGGCGATACCGACGATGAGTTGATGATCAACTCACTGGCGATGATTTTGGACTTCGCACCGGAGGACAAACAGGCCCTGTTGGAAGCGCCCAGCCTCTCAACCCGGCGGGAAACCCTTGTCACCCTGATCGAATTTGCGCTAGGCGGGGGGAAAGATGAGGAAATCCTGCAATGAGCGACACCCACAGCTTTGACCGCCGTATGCTAGAAGCGCTGATCTGCCCCGTGACCCACGGACGGCTGGACTATGACGCCGAGGCGCAGGAGTTGATTTCCAAACCGGCCAATCTGGCCTTCCCGATCCGCAATGGCATCCCGATCATGTTGGTCGACGAAGCCCGCAAACTGGACTGAGGCGTCAGCCCCCCAGATAATCGCGCAAGGCCTGCGGTGGATTGGCAAACAGCTGATCCGTCTCAATCGGTGCGGTGACGGTGCCCTCGGCCACCACCGAGACATGGCTGGCAATGGCTTTGGCATCTTCCGGTTGATGGCTGACCATGATCAGCGTCCCGCCGGTTTCCTGCACCACCTGATCTACCAGTTGCAGCATCTCAACCTTCAGCGCCGGCCCCAGCGCGGCAAAGGGTTCGTCTAGCAGAACCAACGGCCGTTTCTGAACCAGCACCCGCGCCAATGCCGCACGGCTCTGCTGTCCACCGGACAGGGTGCCGGGCTTGCGCCCCTCCATACCTGAAAGGCCCACATGGTGCAGCGCCTCGCGCACCTGATGTTGTTCATCCTCAGACAGCTTCAGATCAGGCCGCAGCCCCAGACCGACGTTTTGCGCGACAGAGAGATGCGGGAAATGGTTGTTGTCCTGAAACAGGATCGACACCGGCCGTTGCCCCGGCGGCAGATCTGTCAGATCAACATCCTGCCATAACACCCGCCCCTGATCCGGCGCAGAAAACCCGGCAATAAGGTTCAATAGGGTCGATTTCCCCGCCCCTGAGGGGCCGATCAGCGCCAGTTTGCTGCCGGTCGCCACCGACAGATCCGCGCTGAGGGCAAAGCCCCCTTGGGTCAGGGTCAGATGCTCAAGCCTCAACATGGCCGCGGCCTCCTCGGTCAAAAATCCAAAACAGCGCCAGGCTGGAAAAGAGCAACAGTAGGCCGGCCCCTGCCGCTGCCTCCATCCGGTAGGCGC
This genomic window contains:
- a CDS encoding response regulator transcription factor; protein product: MAQLKKILLVDDDDDLREALSEQLVMTEDFDVFEGGNGAEAMVKVKEGLYDLIILDVGLPDTDGRELCKLMRKQGVKSPILMLTGHDSDADTILGLDAGANDYVTKPFRFPVLLARIRAQLRQHEQSEDAVFQLGPYSFRPSMKLLVTEDDRKIRLTEKETNILKFLYRSSEGVVPRDVLLHEVWGYNAGVTTHTLETHIYRLRQKIEPDPTNARLLITESGGYKLVA
- a CDS encoding sugar transferase; this translates as MSFVDLKNEPAELPSNQRFLAGAEARRTVLAGGFYTHYGKRLLDITLVLLAAPAVLAAAIVIAVLVSLDGSAPIFRQWRVGRHGRLFRMWKFRSMVPEAEAMLRAHLVKYPDAAAEWHHYQKLKQDPRITRVGAVLRRTSLDELPQLWNVLKGEMSLVGPRPMLPDQQALYPGQAYYSLRPGLTGPWQVSDRNACGFADRAGFDSRYVAEMSLGTDLRLIGATLPVVAKASGQ
- a CDS encoding TauD/TfdA family dioxygenase, with the protein product MTHATLCADKAVVQLTFSDGATGTYPFLWLRDNDPAGFHPDTKERVADLTAIPLDIRVTEALIEDSDLSLTWEDETATRYSLDWLAAHRPGHRLVDPAKTGVTTWRADMVADAVPRLHAADVLASDAALRDWLMATQRSGLSVIDGLPDDREAGIDVAKRIGFLRETNFGVTFEVKSKPNPNNLAYTPIALPLHTDLTNQELPPGFQFLHCLANEATGGGSLFSDGFAVAEDLRTQDPEAFELLSTISAPFRFQDGEYDIRSRKKVITLDEDGALKEICFNAHIASILDIDPDLMPQYYRAYRTFMQMSRDPAYLVTFKLQAGEMVIFDNRRVLHGREAFDPNTGYRHLRGCYVDRGEFESRLRVLAR
- a CDS encoding exodeoxyribonuclease III, yielding MSFTLATWNINSVRLREPIVCKLMAEEGPDVLCLQECKSPVEKIPMEAFKELGYHHMVARGQKGYNGVAILSKLPIEEAGSEDFASLGHARHIAGRLENGVTIHNFYVPAGGDKPDREINEKFGQKLDYLTEMRDWFAKDAPEKSILVGDLNIAPREDDVWDHKKLLKIVSHTPIEVDHLHEVMEAGKWVDVTRQDIPEGLLYSWWSYRARDWDAADKGRRLDHVWATPDISNAGHGSRVLRDARGWEKPSDHAPVFATFDL
- a CDS encoding thioredoxin family protein yields the protein MLELGQNAAPAADLIKDVTEANFMADVVDASNEVPVIVDFWAPWCGPCKTLGPMLEEAVTKANGAVKMAKIDVDQNQQLAAALAQQGLPLQSIPTVVAFVKGRPVDMFQGAVPASELDAFVKKVIEAGGGDASGGLDGALEAAEEMLNDGAVEDAAQIYAAVIEEDSNNAIAYGGLARCQIAVGELDQAEAVLNGVPAEISSEAPIEAAFAQLELARQAANSGPLDELKAALAADENNHQARFDLAGALHAAGQVEEAVNELLELFKRDREWNDGAAKQQLFTIFDALPGNDPVVLNGRRKLSSLIFA
- a CDS encoding LON peptidase substrate-binding domain-containing protein codes for the protein MTPKVALPDTIPVFPLPGALLLPRARLPLHIFEPRYLAMLEDCLKTPSRLIGMVQPSARPGAKDDDKLHKIGCAGRVTQFSETEDGRYMITLTGISRFRVRGEMTTFSPYRRCEVRWDGFEADRGPEEHDPLFNRKSFLGLLERYFTLKGLDTDWESLGDTDDELMINSLAMILDFAPEDKQALLEAPSLSTRRETLVTLIEFALGGGKDEEILQ
- a CDS encoding Trm112 family protein → MSDTHSFDRRMLEALICPVTHGRLDYDAEAQELISKPANLAFPIRNGIPIMLVDEARKLD
- the thiQ gene encoding thiamine ABC transporter ATP-binding protein, yielding MLRLEHLTLTQGGFALSADLSVATGSKLALIGPSGAGKSTLLNLIAGFSAPDQGRVLWQDVDLTDLPPGQRPVSILFQDNNHFPHLSVAQNVGLGLRPDLKLSEDEQHQVREALHHVGLSGMEGRKPGTLSGGQQSRAALARVLVQKRPLVLLDEPFAALGPALKVEMLQLVDQVVQETGGTLIMVSHQPEDAKAIASHVSVVAEGTVTAPIETDQLFANPPQALRDYLGG